One window of the Primulina eburnea isolate SZY01 chromosome 18, ASM2296580v1, whole genome shotgun sequence genome contains the following:
- the LOC140819343 gene encoding pyridoxine/pyridoxamine 5'-phosphate oxidase 1, chloroplastic-like — protein sequence MLAQTLMRSRRTMKCLLTQSLLQFPLPNIPISAANFAATNQILKLPPFSCVQGFLGFNSRINLRGYCSNSIIGLKSMATARVVQDPESISYLNQREAAEIDEILMGPLGFSVDQLMELAGLSVAASIAEVYKPTECNRVLAICGPGNNGGDGLVAARHLHHFGYKPVICYPKRTAKALYNGLVTQLVSLSIPFLSVEDLPLDLSTSYDVIVDAMFGFSFHGSPRPPFDGLIQRFVDLGNLKQKQQKLPAIVSVDIPSGWHVEEGDLSGEGIKPNMLVSLTAPKLCAKKFSGPHHFLGGRFVPPSIAEKFKLNLPEYPGSSMCVRIGKPPRVDISTLRENYISPEFSEDQADADPFAQFQKWFDDAMASGLKEPNAMSLSTTGKDGKPSSRMVLLKGLDKDGFVWYTNYESRKAHQLSENPHAALLFYWDALNRQVRIEGPVQKVSDEESEKYFHSRPRGSQIGAIVSKQSTVISGRHVLHQLEEELEAQFADGSLIPKPKYWGGYRLKPQLFEFWQGQPSRLHDRLRYSPEVMDGKNVWKIDRLSP from the exons ATGTTGGCACAGACATTGATGCGAAGTAGGAGGACCATGAAATGTCTCCTCACTCAATCACTACTGCAATTTCCTCTCCCCAATATTCCAATTTCGGCTGCTAATTTTGCTGCTACCAACCAAATTCTCAAGCTTCCTCCTTTTTCCTGT GTTCAGGGTTTTTTGGGTTTCAATTCGAGGATTAATCTCAGAGGGTATTGTTCTAATTCTATTATCGGGTTGAAGTCGATGGCTACTGCGAGAGTTGTGCAGGACCCAGAGTCTATTTCATATTTGAATCAACGAGAGGCAGCGGAAATCGATGAAATTCTCATGGGCCCACTTGGGTTTAGCGTTGATCAGCTAATG GAATTGGCTGGTTTGAGTGTAGCTGCTTCGATAGCTGAG GTCTATAAACCAACCGAATGTAATCGTGTTCTTGCTATATGTGGCCCGGGGAATAATGGAGGTGATGGCCTTGTAGCTGCTCGTCATTTGCATCATTTTGGTTATAAACCAGTTATTTGTTATCCAAAGCGCACTGCTAAAGCTCTTTATAATGGGTTGGTAACACAG TTGGTGTCACTTTCCATTCCTTTCCTATCAGTGGAAGACCTACCTCTGGATTTGTCCACAAGTTACGACGTCATAGTGGATGCAATGTTTGGGTTCTCATTTCATG GTAGTCCTAGGCCTCCTTTTGATGGTCTGATACAGAGGTTTGTAGACTTAGGAAATCTCAAGCAAAAGCAGCAGAAATTACCTGCCATAGTCTCTGTAGATATTCCATCTGGATGGCATGTTGAAGAAGGTGATCTTAGTGGCGAAGGAATCAAACCAAATATGCTG GTTTCGTTAACTGCTCCTAAGTTGTGTGCCAAAAAGTTTTCTGGTCCTCATCACTTTCTAGGTGGCAGATTTGTTCCCCCATCCATTGCAGAGAAATTCAAGCTTAACCTGCCAGAATATCCTGGAAGTTCTATGTGTGTTCGAATTGGAAAGCCTCCACGAGTTGATATATCCACTCTTAGAGAAAACTATATCTCTCCCGAGTTTTCTGAGGACCAAGCTGATGCTGATCCCTTTGCTCAG TTCCAAAAATGGTTTGATGATGCTATGGCGTCCGGATTGAAGGAACCTAATGCTATGTCGCTTTCTACGACCGGAAAAGATGGAAAACC TTCGTCAAGAATGGTCTTGCTGAAAGGGCTTGACAAAGATGGTTTTGTCTG GTACACAAATTATGAAAGTCGAAAGGCTCATCAACTATCAGAAAATCCTCATGCAGCGCTGCTGTTTTACTGGGATGCTTTGAATCGTCAG GTAAGAATTGAAGGGCCGGTGCAAAAGGTTTCAGATGAAGAATCTGAGAAATACTTTCACAGCCGACCAAGAGGAAGCCAGATTGGAGCAATAGTTAGCAAACAG AGCACGGTAATATCTGGAAGGCATGTTCTCCACCAACTAGAAGAAGAGCTGGAGGCTCAGTTTGCTGATGG AAGCCTGATCCCAAAACCAAAATATTGGGGAGGATATAGACTCAAACCGCAGCTTTTTGAGTTTTGGCAAGGACAGCCATCTCGCTTGCATGACAG GTTACGTTACTCTCCAGAGGTGATGGATGGGAAGAATGTGTGGAAAATTGATAGATTGTCTCCATGA
- the LOC140819347 gene encoding protein COFACTOR ASSEMBLY OF COMPLEX C SUBUNIT B CCB3, chloroplastic: MMYCPSTTAAVGILESPPTRYQIPRFPHKYRARCSLGIPSSSPCNHPLLSSFSTLSIDSVISGHEVSKIPRPPFLETLVLMDLDPATAKLAIGFLGPFFSAFGFLFVLRIVMSWYPKLPVEKFPYVVAYAPTEPFLVQTRKLIPPLGGVDVTPVVWFGLVSFLSEILVGPQGLLVLLSQQQV, from the coding sequence ATGATGTATTGTCCATCTACTACCGCTGCTGTCGGAATCCTGGAATCCCCTCCCACAAGGTACCAGATCCCAAGATTTCCACACAAATACAGAGCACGATGTTCTTTAGGAATACCCTCATCTTCTCCCTGCAATCACCCTCTTCTTTCCTCCTTTTCAACCTTATCCATAGACTCTGTAATCAGTGGACACGAAGTCTCCAAGATTCCACGTCCTCCATTCCTGGAAACACTGGTGTTAATGGATTTGGACCCTGCTACAGCAAAGCTTGCAATTGGGTTCTTGGGCCCTTTTTTCTCTGCATTCGGGTTCCTGTTCGTTTTGAGGATAGTCATGTCTTGGTATCCCAAGTTGCCTGTCGAGAAGTTCCCTTACGTTGTGGCTTATGCTCCGACAGAGCCATTTCTTGTTCAGACAAGGAAGTTGATTCCACCTCTCGGTGGAGTTGATGTCACCCCCGTTGTCTGGTTTGGATTGGTCAGTTTCCTTAGTGAGATATTGGTCGGCCCGCAGGGGCTTCTTGTTCTCTTGTCTCAACAGCAGGTTTAG
- the LOC140820088 gene encoding LOW QUALITY PROTEIN: alpha-N-acetylglucosaminidase-like (The sequence of the model RefSeq protein was modified relative to this genomic sequence to represent the inferred CDS: inserted 1 base in 1 codon), translating into MAVSSFSSSLPFSSSVSAPRMMGFLLFIFLFALAVPMADSSTLGVKYMSRLLEIQDREREPPSVQLSAVYAAVNRIVPSHSSSFEFSIISKDSCDGESCFKLNNHPGVSPIGSPEIFISGTTGVELLSGLHWYLKYWCGAHISWDKTGGAQLSSMPKSGYFPRIQDVGITIKRLTPWSYYQNAVSSSYTFAWWDWERWEKEIDWMALQGINLPLAFTGQEAIWQKVFQNFNVSATELNDFFGGPAFLAWSRMGNLHGWGGPLPQSWLDQQLILQKKILARMNELGMTPVLPAFSGNVPAALKRVYTSAKITRLGNWYTVGSDPRWCCTYLLDATDPLFVEIGRAFIRQQLKEYGRTSHIYNCDTFDENTPPVDDPEYISALAAAIFKGMESGDDDAVWLMQGWLFTDDPFWKPPQMKALLHSVPVGKLVVLDLYAEVKPVWATSQQFYGVPYIWCMLHNFAGNIEMYGVIDYVGSGPIDARLSANSTMVGVGMSMEGIEQNPIVYDLMSEMAFRNKRVDVENWIRLYAQRRYGKLVPSIQDGWNILYHTVYNCTDGLNDKNRDVIMYFPDADPNSISTSLHLPLSGQHNKNHQILGRRAIYKQTSYSYTHPHQWYSTSEVIRALQLLIAGGDQLHESNTYRYDLVDLTRQVLAKYXNQLFLKVVEAYQLGDLQGVVNFSQTFLKLVDDMDTLLACHEGFLLGPWLESAKELAQNEEQRKQFEWNARTQITMWFDNTKEEASLLRDYGNKYWSGLLRDYYGPRAAIYFKFLIESLKTDSGFSLKEWRKQWIKLTNEWQSSRDIFPTTSNGNALNVSRLLYEKYLKDPESHEIKSQDHSRSDIFYTSST; encoded by the exons ATGGCCGTCTCTTCCTTTTCTTCTTCTCTCCCATTTTCCAGCTCTGTTTCAGCTCCTCGGATGATGGGTTTTCTCTTATTCATCTTCTTGTTTGCGTTGGCGGTGCCAATGGCCGATTCCTCCACGTTGGGTGTGAAGTACATGTCGAGGCTTCTGGAGATTCAAGACAGAGAGAGAGAGCCGCCGTCTGTGCAACTCTCTGCTGTTTACGCCGCCGTCAACCGCATCGTTCCTTCCCATTCTTCAAGCTTTGAGTTCAGCATCATCTCCAAG GATTCCTGTGATGGAGAATCTTGCTTTAAGTTAAACAATCATCCTGGCGTTAGCCCCATTGGTTCTCCGGAAATTTT CATAAGTGGAACTACTGGGGTGGAGCTTTTGTCTGGTCTTCACTGGTACCTGAAATATTGGTGTGGAGCACATATATCTTGGGACAAAACAGGTGGTGCACAATTATCTTCGATGCCGAAATCTGGATATTTTCCCCGTATTCAAGATGTTGGGATAACAATTAAGAGGCTCACTCCTTGGAGCTACTATCAGAATGCTGTTTCCTCGAGCT ATACATTTGCATGGTGGGACTGGGAAAGGTGGGAGAAGGAAATAGACTGGATGGCTCTTCAGGGTATTAATCTGCCATTGGCATTTACTGGTCAAGAAGCCATCTGGCAGAAAGTTTTCCAG AATTTCAATGTAAGTGCTACAGAATTAAATGATTTCTTCGGTGGTCCGGCATTTCTTGCATGGTCGCGCATGGGAAATCTACATGG ATGGGGAGGACCGCTTCCACAAAGTTGGTTAGATCAACAACTGATACTGCAGAAGAAAATTCTTGCTCGAATGAATGAGCTAGGAATGACTCCAG TCCTACCAGCCTTCTCCGGTAATGTTCCAGCAGCTCTTAAGCGTGTATATACATCGGCAAAAATAACACGCCTAGGAAACTG GTATACGGTTGGGAGTGACCCCAGATGGTGCTGTACCTATCTGCTTGATGCAACAGATCCCTTGTTTGTTGAAATTGGGAGAGCTTTTATTCGCCAACAATTGAAAG AATACGGAAGGACTAGCCACATTTATAACTG TGATACTTTTGACGAAAACACTCCTCCGGTTGACGACCCGGAATATATATCTGCATTAGCTGCTGCAATCTTTAAGGGCATGGAAAGTGGTGATGATGATGCAGTCTGGTTGATGCAG GGATGGCTTTTTACTGATGATCCATTTTGGAAGCCTCCACAGATGAAG GCACTTCTGCATTCTGTTCCTGTCGGAAAGTTGGTTGTTCTTGATCTGTATGCTGAAGTTAAACCAGTATGGGCTACTTCACAGCAGTTCTATGGGGTTCCTTACATATG GTGTATGCTGCACAATTTTGCGGGGAACATAGAAATGTATGGAGTGATAGATTACGTGGGATCTGGACCTATAGATGCTCGCCTCAGTGCTAACTCAACCATG GTTGGTGTTGGGATGTCAATGGAGGGTATCGAACAGAATCCCATTGTCTATGATCTTATGTCTGAAATGGCATTTCGTAACAAGAGAGTTGACGTCGAG AATTGGATAAGACTGTATGCCCAGAGACGATATGGAAAGTTGGTCCCATCAATACAAGATGGCTGGAACATTTTGTATCATACGGTTTATAACTGCACAGATGGATTAAAT GACAAAAATAGAGATGTAATTATGTATTTCCCAGATGCCGATCCTAATTCAATTTCTACATCCCTTCATTTACCTCTATCTGGACAACATAACAAAAATCACCAGATTCTTGGCCGGAGAGCTATTTACAAACAAACAAGCTACTCCTACACTCATCCTCATCAATGGTATTCCACCTCTGAAGTGATACGAGCGCTTCAACTTCTTATAGCTGGCGGGGATCAACTCCACGAGAGTAACACTTACAG GTACGACCTCGTGGATCTGACTAGGCAAGTGTTGGCAAAGT CAAATCAGCTTTTCTTAAAGGTTGTTGAAGCATATCAGCTAGGTGATCTGCAAGGAGTGGTAAACTTTAGCCAAACATTTCTTAAACTCGTGGACGATATGGACACACTTTTGGCATGCCACGAGGGATTTCTTCTTGGACCCTGGCTCGAAAGCGCAAAGGAACTTGCACAGAATGAAGAACAGAGAAAACAG TTCGAGTGGAATGCAAGAACTCAAATCACAATGTGGTTTGACAACACGAAGGAGGAAGCAAGTCTGCTTCGCGACTATG GAAACAAGTACTGGAGTGGGCTTCTGAGGGATTACTACGGTCCTCGAGCTGCTATTTATTTCAAGTTTCTGATAGAGAGTTTAAAGACGGACAGTGGTTTTAGCCTGAAAGAATGGAGGAAGCAATGGATCAAACTAACAAATGAGTGGCAGAGTAGTAGGGACATTTTCCCAACAACTAGCAATGGCAACGCTCTCAACGTATCCCGGTTGCTCTACGAGAAGTATTTGAAAGATCCCGAATCGCACGAAATCAAGAGCCAAGACCACTCGAGGTCCGACATTTTTTATACTAGTAGTACTTAA
- the LOC140819346 gene encoding anaphase-promoting complex subunit 8 has translation MSSKETCRTELRAAVRHLSDRGLYTASKWAAEQLMGIEQDPSKHTPSHTRFQRGSSSIRRRFRSTNAGDSSATPSAGMSYVATPTMMGMEEYDYDPIDGDIYLLAKSYFDCKEYRRAAHVLRDQTGKKAVFLRFYSLYLAGEKRKEEEMIELEGPLGKSDAVNRELLSLEKELSTLHKNGTIDPFGLYVYGLVLKDKGSENIARSVLAESVNNYPWNWSAWSELQVLCTTSEALNSLNLNNHWMKDFFLASAYQELRMLNESLAKYEYLQGTFTCSNYIQAQIAKAQYNLREFEQVEIIFEELLRNDPYRIEDMDMYSNVLYAKECFSALSYLAHRVFLTDKYRPESCCIIGNYYSLKGQHEKSVVYFRRALKLNKNYLSAWTLMGHEYVEMKNTSAAIDAYRRAVDINCCDFRAWYGLGQAYEMMGMPFYALHYFKKSVFLQPNDSRLWIAMAQCYETEQLHMLEEAIKCYKRAANCNDREAIALHQLAKLHCELGHTEEAAFYYKKDLERMEAEEREGPNMVEALMFLAQHCKNQEKFDEAELYCARLLDYTGPEKETAKNLLRGIRYSREVEHFPP, from the exons ATGTCCTCTAAAGAAACCTGCCGTACTGAGCTTCGCGCCGCCGTCCGCCACCTCAGTGACCGTGGCCTGTACACAGCTTCCAAATG GGCAGCGGAGCAGTTGATGGGAATAGAACAAGACCCTTCTAAGCACACCCCGTCACATACCAGATTCCAGCGTGGCAGCTCCAGCATCCGTCGTCGCTTCCGCAGCACTAATGCGGGAGATTCATCGGCCACCCCTTCTGCCGGGATGTCATATGTTGCCACGCCGACAATGATGGGGATGGAAGAGTATGATTATGATCCGATTGACGGTGATATTTATCTGCTGGCAAAGTCTTACTTTGACTGCAAGGAGTATAGGAGGGCTGCTCATGTGCTACGAGATCAGACTGGAAAGAAAGCAGTATTCTTGCGCTTCTACTCTTTATATTTG GCCGGAGAAAAACGAAAAGAAgaagagatgatagaactcgaggGACCTTTGGGCAAGAGTGATGCTGTGAACCGAGAACTGCTTTCTCTTGAGAAAGAACTGTCAACACTGCATAAAAATGGAACAATTGATCCTTTTGGTCTCTATGTGTATGGACTTGTCCTCAAGGATAAAGGTAGTGAGAATATCGCTAGGTCTGTGCTTGCTGAGTCTGTGAATAACTACCCTTGGAACTGGAGTGCTTGGTCTGAGCTACAAGTCTTGTGTACCACAAGCGAGGCATTAAATAGTCTTAATCTCAATAATCACTGGATGAAGGACTTTTTCCTTGCCAGTGCTTACCAAGAACTCCGGATGCTTAACGAATCCTTGGCAAAGTATGAATATTTACAAGGAACATTCACTTGCAGCAATTACATCCAAGCCCAAATAGCTAAAGCTCAATATAATCTCAGGGAGTTCGAACAGGTGGAAATTATATTCGAAGAACTCTTAAGAAACGATCCTTATAGGATCGAAGATATGGATATGTATTCCAATGTGCTCTATGCCAAGGAATGTTTCTCTGCGTTGAGTTATCTAGCCCACCGTGTGTTCTTGACTGATAAATACCGACCTGAGTCATGCTGCATAATTGGGAACTATTACAGTTTGAAAGGGCAGCATGAAAAGTCGGTTGTGTATTTCCGTAGGGCTCTTAAACTGAATAAGAATTACTTATCAGCATGGACTCTTATGGGTCACGAGTACGTGGAGATGAAGAACACCTCAGCTGCAATTGATGCCTATCGAAGGGCAGTAGATATAAATTGTTGTGACTTTAGAGCTTGGTATGGATTAGGCCAAGCATATGAAATGATGGGAATGCCCTTTTATGCacttcattattttaaaaaatcagtGTTCTTGCAGCCAAATGATTCTCGCTTGTGGATTGCAATGGCTCAGTGCTATGAAACCGAGCAACTTCATATGCTCGAAGAAGCCATCAAATGTTATAAACGAGCAGCGAATTGCAATGACAGGGAAGCCATTGCTCTCCACCAGTTGGCAAAGCTTCACTGTGAACTTGGACATACCGAAGAGGCGGCGTTTTATTACAAGAAGGATTTGGAGAGAATGGAGGCTGAAGAGAGGGAAGGGCCAAATATGGTCGAAGCATTGATGTTTCTTGCTCAACATTGTAAAAACCAGGAGAAATTTGATGAAGCGGAACTTTATTGTGCTCGTCTTCTTGACTATACTGGGCCA GAGAAAGAGACTGCAAAGAATCTTCTTCGAGGAATAAGATACTCGAGGGAAGTCGAGCATTTCCCTCCTTAA
- the LOC140820122 gene encoding uncharacterized protein → MALPEFHAAAAMDSGSKDVPYCRKQKSLGLLCANFLSLYDRDGVETIGLDDAASRLGVERRRIYDIVNVLESIGILARKAKNRYTWKGFGAIPKALEDLKKEGLKENGSAVETSCSEKTSDDEEDEMCSDMNNSSQTDKSDANSVPKCSLSNRSGENRKEKSLGLLTQNFVKLFLCTDMDMISLDDAAKLLLGDGSRNSMTTRTKVRRLYDIANVLSSMNFIEKTHHPETRKPAFIWLGLNGKADKRNVDSLVLSESKKRVFGTDLTNATIKRFKVDGDASHFLKPHIPIQIKQENFDNEVEKTKTGGKSYQFGPFAPANVHKDGASQDEKEKQIIDWESLASTYRPQYHNQALKDLFSHYVEAWKSWYSEVAGKNHIQLKSSPITRSDTLYCVCFGRIYIFVVAYRSIYLFEEIHMALPEFHAAAAMDSGYKDVPYCRKQKSLGLLCTNFLSLYNRDGVETIGLDDAASRLGVERRRIYDIVNVLESIGILARKAKNRYTWKGFGAIPKALEDLKKEGLKENGSAVETSCSEKTSDDEEDEMCSDFNNSSQTDKSDSNSVPKCSLSNRSGENRKEKSLGLLTQNFVKLFLCTDMDMISLDAAAKLLLGDGSRNSMNTRTKVRRLYDIANVLSSMNFIEKTHHPETRKPAFRWLGLNGKPDKGNVESLVLSESRKRVFGTDLTNATVKRLKVDGDAPSFLKPHIPIQIKQETLDNEVERAKTGGKSYQFGPFAPANEHEVGASQDEKEKQVIDRESLASTYLPQYHSQALKDLFSHYAEAWKSWYSEVDGKNHIQIIS, encoded by the exons ATGGCTTTACCTGAGTTCCATGCAGCGGCAGCCATGGATTCTGGATCTAAAGATGTTCCATATTGCCGCAAACAGAAATCTCTGGGTCTCTTGTGCGCCAA TTTCCTGAGCTTGTATGATAGAGATGGTGTCGAAACAATTGGGCTCGACGATGCAGCTTCACGACTTG GGGTGGAAAGGCGACGAATTTATGACATCGTGAACGTTCTGGAAAGCATTGGC ATCCTTGCGCGGAAGGCCAAGAATCGCTATACATGGAAAGGGTTCGGGGCAATCCCTAAGGCTCTGGAAGACCTAAAA AAAGAGGGCTTAAAGGAGAATGGCTCTGCAGTTGAAACAAGCTGCTCTGAGAAA ACTTCAGATGATGAAGAAGACGAGATGTGCTCAGATATGAACAACTCAAGTCAAACTGATAAATCAGACGCTAATTCTGTTCCTAAATGTTCTCTGTCAAACAGATCTG GTGAAAATAGAAAAGAGAAGTCTCTTGGGCTTTTGACTCAGAATTTTGTTAAGCTTTTTCTTTGCACTGAT ATGGATATGATTTCTCTTGATGATGCTGCAAAACTACTGCTTGGGGATGGAAGCCGCAATTCAATGACTACAAGAA CAAAGGTTAGAAGGCTGTATGATATAGCTAATGTTCTGTCTTCCATGAATTTTATTGAGAAG ACGCATCATCCCGAAACAAGGAAACCTGCTTTCATATGGTTGGGGCTGAATGGAAAAGCTGATAAACGAAATGTGGATTCCTTGGTTTTGAGTGAGTCCAAAAAGAGGGTTTTTGGAACTGACCTTACTAATGCTACTATAAAGAGGTTCAAGGTGGATGGGGATGCATCCCATTTCCTCAAACCACATATACCAATTCAAATTAAACAAGAGAATTTCGATAATGAGGTTGAAAAGACAAAGACAGGAGGCAAGAGTTACCAGTTTGGTCCTTTTGCTCCTGCAAATGTGCACAAGGACGGAGCTTCTCAAGATGAAAAAGAAAAACAGATAATAGATTGGGAAAGTCTTGCCTCCACTTATCGGCCTCAGTATCATAATCAAG CTTTGAAAGACCTGTTCTCGCACTATGTTGAAGCATGGAAATCATGGTACTCTGAAGTTGCTGGCAAGAACCATATACAACTGAAGTCC TCTCCAATAACACGCAGTGATACGCTATATTGTGTGTGTTTTGGTCGTATATACATCTTTGTTGTTGCTTACAGATCGATATACTTGTTTGAAGAGATTCATATGGCTTTACCTGAGTTCCATGCAGCGGCAGCCATGGATTCTGGATATAAAGATGTCCCATATTGCCGAAAACAGAAATCTCTGGGTCTCTTGTGCACCAA tTTCCTGAGCTTGTATAATAGAGATGGTGTCGAAACAATTGGCCTCGACGATGCAGCTTCACGGCTTG GGGTGGAAAGGCGACGAATTTATGACATCGTGAACGTTCTGGAAAGCATTGGC ATCCTTGCTCGGAAGGCCAAGAATCGCTATACATGGAAAGGGTTTGGGGCAATCCCCAAGGCTTTGGAAGACCTAAAA AAAGAGGGCTTAAAGGAGAATGGCTCTGCTGTTGAAACAAGCTGCTCTGAGAAA ACTTCAGATGATGAAGAAGACGAGATGTGCTCAGATTTTAACAACTCAAGTCAAACTGATAAATCAGACTCTAATTCTGTTCCTAAATGCTCTTTGTCAAACAGATCTG GTGAAAATAGAAAAGAGAAGTCTCTTGGGCTTCTGACTCAGAATTTTGTTAAGCTTTTTCTTTGCACTGAT ATGGATATGATTTCTCTTGATGCTGCTGCAAAGCTACTGCTTGGGGATGGAAGCCGCAATTCAATGAATACAAGAA CAAAAGTTAGAAGGCTGTATGATATAGCTAATGTTCTGTCTTCCATGAATTTTATTGAGAAG ACGCATCATCCTGAAACAAGGAAACCAGCTTTCAGATGGTTGGGGCTGAATGGAAAACCTGATAAAGGAAATGTGGAGTCCTTGGTTTTGAGTGAATCCAGGAAGAGGGTTTTTGGAACCGACCTTACTAATGCTACTGTAAAGAGGTTGAAGGTGGATGGGGATGCACCTAGTTTCCTCAAACCACATATACCAATTCAAATTAAACAGGAGACTTTGGATAACGAGGTTGAAAGGGCAAAAACAGGAGGCAAGAGTTACCAGTTCGGTCCTTTTGCTCCTGCAAATGAGCACGAGGTTGGAGCTTCTCAAGATGAAAAAGAAAAACAGGTCATAGATCGGGAAAGTCTAGCCTCCACTTATCTGCCTCAATATCATAGTCAAG CTTTGAAAGACCTGTTCTCGCACTATGCTGAAGCATGGAAATCATGGTACTCCGAAGTTGATGGCAAGAACCATATACAAATAATATCCTAA